A portion of the Candidatus Pristimantibacillus lignocellulolyticus genome contains these proteins:
- the leuC gene encoding 3-isopropylmalate dehydratase large subunit, producing MAKKTMFEKIWENHVIHQEEGKPSVIYIDLHLVHEVTSPQAFEGLRMTGRKVRRPERTFATMDHNVPTQDRFNIKDPISKQQIDTLTQNCKDFGVTLYDLDTIDQGVVHVMGPELGLTAPGKTIVCGDSHTSTHGAFGALAFGIGTSEVEHVMATQCLQQSKAKTMEIRFNGKRKPGVTAKDLILGVIAQYGTDFATGYVVEYTGEAIRSLTMEERMTVCNMSIEAGARAGMIAPDETTFNYLRGRQHVPADYDAAVEIWKELVTDEGAEFDTVVDFDVDSLIPQVTWGTSPGMGTNIEANVPNPAEMATENERKAAEAALEYMDLKPGTPMTEIEIDYVFIGSCTNGRIEDLRAAAEIARGYKVSDRVTAIVVPGSGRVKIQAEKEGLDKIFTEAGFEWREAGCSMCLAMNPDVLKPGQRCASTSNRNFEGRQGRGGRTHLVSPAMAAAAAIEGRFTDVRNWEVKQPVAN from the coding sequence ATGGCGAAAAAAACAATGTTCGAGAAAATTTGGGAAAATCACGTCATTCATCAAGAAGAAGGCAAACCAAGTGTAATTTATATCGACCTGCATCTTGTTCATGAAGTAACTTCTCCACAAGCATTTGAAGGTCTTCGTATGACTGGTCGTAAAGTTCGTCGTCCTGAGCGCACGTTTGCTACAATGGACCACAACGTTCCAACACAAGATCGTTTCAACATTAAAGATCCAATTTCTAAACAACAAATTGATACACTAACGCAAAACTGTAAAGATTTCGGCGTAACGCTATATGATCTTGATACAATTGACCAAGGTGTTGTTCACGTTATGGGTCCTGAACTTGGACTTACAGCTCCAGGTAAAACTATCGTTTGTGGTGACTCACATACTTCAACTCATGGTGCATTCGGTGCTCTTGCATTCGGTATCGGTACTTCTGAGGTTGAGCATGTTATGGCAACTCAATGTTTGCAACAATCTAAAGCAAAAACGATGGAAATTCGTTTCAATGGTAAACGTAAACCAGGCGTAACTGCAAAAGATTTGATTCTAGGTGTTATTGCTCAGTATGGTACTGACTTTGCAACTGGTTATGTAGTTGAATACACTGGCGAAGCAATCCGTAGTCTTACAATGGAAGAGCGTATGACTGTATGTAATATGTCCATTGAAGCTGGTGCTCGTGCAGGTATGATCGCTCCAGATGAAACTACTTTCAACTACTTACGTGGTCGTCAGCATGTTCCTGCTGATTACGATGCTGCAGTAGAAATTTGGAAAGAGCTAGTAACTGACGAAGGCGCTGAATTCGATACAGTTGTTGACTTTGATGTTGATTCTCTAATTCCGCAAGTAACTTGGGGAACTAGCCCAGGTATGGGTACTAACATTGAAGCTAATGTTCCTAACCCAGCTGAAATGGCTACTGAAAATGAACGTAAAGCTGCGGAAGCAGCGCTTGAATATATGGACTTGAAACCAGGTACACCAATGACTGAGATTGAAATCGATTATGTATTTATCGGTTCTTGTACGAATGGTCGTATTGAAGATTTACGTGCTGCTGCTGAAATCGCACGCGGATATAAAGTATCTGATAGAGTTACAGCTATCGTTGTTCCAGGTTCAGGTCGCGTTAAGATTCAAGCTGAAAAAGAAGGACTTGATAAAATCTTTACAGAAGCTGGATTTGAATGGCGTGAAGCTGGTTGCTCAATGTGTCTAGCTATGAACCCAGACGTATTGAAACCAGGTCAACGTTGTGCTTCAACTTCAAACCGTAACTTTGAGGGTCGTCAAGGTCGTGGTGGTAGAACACATCTAGTGTCTCCTGCAATGGCAGCAGCTGCAGCTATCGAAGGGCGTTTCACAGATGTTCGTAACTGGGAAGTTAAACAACCAGTAGCTAACTAA
- a CDS encoding LysR family transcriptional regulator: MELRQLSYVIQIAKDKNFSRAAEKLHIAQPSLSQQLSKLEQELNVMLFRRTTNSVEPTEAGQVFVDKAQDILDAVEQLRQEMDDMAQMRKGKLVVGTLPITGAHILPLVLPRFGEQYPQIEVVLVEETTAKLEQLTASGGTDLSLLTLPLIDATLSCEPYMEEEICVAVPKNHRLAGRTDPIDILELRDEPFIALKRGQGFRQITLELCETAGFTPRVVFESTNIDTVQSLVAGEMGIAFVPNMLTRNSLSDYTPIYLKLKSHPTRTLVIASRKGRYLSKAAQAFIATLRETINEH; encoded by the coding sequence ATGGAATTAAGACAATTAAGTTACGTTATACAAATCGCGAAGGACAAGAACTTTTCTCGGGCAGCGGAGAAGCTTCATATTGCACAGCCTTCTCTTAGTCAGCAACTTTCTAAGCTTGAGCAAGAGCTGAATGTGATGTTATTTCGAAGAACGACTAATTCTGTGGAACCAACTGAGGCTGGTCAAGTATTTGTAGATAAAGCGCAAGATATACTTGATGCGGTTGAGCAACTTCGTCAAGAGATGGATGATATGGCGCAAATGCGTAAAGGTAAACTTGTAGTTGGGACATTACCTATTACTGGAGCACATATTCTACCACTTGTACTTCCTCGTTTTGGCGAACAATATCCACAAATTGAAGTCGTGCTTGTCGAGGAGACGACCGCAAAGCTTGAGCAATTAACGGCTAGCGGTGGGACGGATCTAAGTTTACTTACTTTACCGCTTATTGACGCTACCTTATCGTGTGAACCTTATATGGAAGAAGAAATCTGTGTCGCAGTTCCGAAAAACCATAGACTTGCGGGTCGCACAGATCCAATAGATATACTTGAGTTGAGAGATGAACCCTTTATTGCTCTGAAACGTGGTCAAGGGTTTCGTCAAATTACATTAGAACTCTGTGAAACCGCAGGCTTTACGCCAAGAGTTGTATTTGAGAGTACTAATATTGATACTGTGCAATCACTTGTTGCTGGTGAGATGGGTATCGCATTCGTTCCAAATATGTTGACTCGCAATTCACTGTCTGATTATACACCGATATATCTTAAGCTGAAATCACATCCAACTCGGACTCTTGTGATCGCTAGTCGTAAAGGAAGATATTTATCTAAGGCAGCTCAAGCTTTTATTGCTACTTTAAGAGAAACAATTAATGAGCATTAA
- a CDS encoding glyoxalase — protein sequence MKNFLLQSHCIFPTPEIIKTADFYEQKMGFKAVQFLEATEPHICLYRDTTEIILTRTNGQKVIPNRELYGYGYDAYFITKNQEELQEEFINSNVKLIRRLDHTDYNNKEFVVEDIDGRWIAFGIKLG from the coding sequence ATAAAAAATTTTCTATTACAATCACACTGTATATTTCCAACACCTGAAATAATAAAAACTGCGGATTTTTATGAACAGAAAATGGGATTCAAAGCTGTTCAATTTCTCGAAGCAACAGAACCTCATATTTGTTTGTATCGAGATACAACAGAAATTATATTAACTAGAACAAACGGACAAAAAGTAATACCTAATAGAGAATTATATGGCTATGGATATGATGCATACTTTATTACAAAGAATCAGGAAGAACTTCAAGAAGAGTTTATTAACTCTAATGTGAAATTAATCCGTAGATTAGATCATACTGATTACAACAATAAAGAATTTGTAGTTGAAGACATAGATGGAAGATGGATTGCATTTGGTATTAAACTAGGTTAA
- a CDS encoding carbon-nitrogen family hydrolase, with amino-acid sequence MSQTLKFAIIQMHVEVGNVEANTVKLKNKLYQAVSADQKPDVILFPEMWNTGYALTEITTLADRNGESTKLWLSQFAAEHKVNIVAGSIAESKEDGVYNTIYAFNRNGEVISDYSKLHLFRLMDEEKYLQAGDKVGQLQIDGIDAGMMICYDIRFPELFRRLALDGAKVMFVPAQWPNPRLHHWRTLLMARAIENQMYVIACNRMGISGESEFFGHSIVIDPWGEIVAEAGDEETILSGEIDMSIVDKVRSTIPVFKDRRPEQY; translated from the coding sequence ATGAGTCAGACGTTGAAATTCGCAATCATTCAAATGCACGTTGAGGTTGGTAATGTAGAAGCGAATACTGTGAAATTAAAAAATAAGTTATATCAGGCAGTATCTGCAGATCAAAAACCTGATGTTATTCTATTTCCGGAAATGTGGAATACAGGTTATGCCTTAACCGAAATTACAACATTAGCCGATCGTAACGGTGAATCAACAAAATTATGGTTATCACAGTTCGCAGCAGAACATAAAGTGAACATTGTTGCTGGCTCTATTGCGGAATCCAAAGAAGATGGTGTGTATAATACAATTTATGCGTTCAATCGTAATGGTGAAGTAATTAGTGATTATTCTAAGTTACATTTGTTCCGTCTTATGGATGAAGAGAAGTATTTGCAAGCAGGGGACAAAGTAGGGCAATTACAAATAGATGGAATTGATGCAGGGATGATGATTTGTTATGATATTCGTTTCCCAGAATTGTTCCGTCGTCTTGCACTAGATGGAGCTAAAGTAATGTTTGTGCCTGCACAATGGCCAAATCCTCGACTGCATCATTGGAGAACATTGTTAATGGCTAGAGCAATAGAAAATCAAATGTATGTTATTGCATGCAATCGCATGGGTATAAGTGGTGAGAGTGAATTCTTCGGTCATTCTATCGTTATTGATCCTTGGGGAGAAATCGTTGCTGAAGCTGGAGACGAGGAGACGATATTGAGTGGAGAAATAGATATGAGCATCGTTGATAAAGTTCGCTCTACCATTCCAGTGTTCAAAGATCGCCGACCTGAGCAGTACTAA
- a CDS encoding pyridoxal phosphate-dependent aminotransferase: MTTKQKIIIEPATRMTGLPTQFFSTLVAKANKQIALGKDVINLGQGNPDQPTPPHIVSSLQQAAANPQYHKYPPFSGYSFLKEAVVTRYKEDYDVDLDPQTEVAILFGGKTGLVEISQCFLNPDDVCLVPDPGYPDYWSGVALAGASMHFMPLIERNEYLPDLAAIDPAIADKAKLMFLNYPNNPTGATADSAFYDEAIAFARKHNIIVTSDFAYGTIGFDGKKPTSFLQSAGAKDVGIEFYTLSKSYNMAGWRVGFALGNAQIIEQINLIQDHYYCSLFGGIQEAAAVALTSSQECVEQLTATYESRRDALFTALDEIGWKAAKPTGSFFCWLPVPEGYSSASFADLLLEKAAVVVAPGHGFGTSGEGYVRLGLLTSEERLQEAVYRIGKLNLF, translated from the coding sequence ATGACGACAAAGCAAAAAATAATAATCGAACCTGCAACTAGAATGACCGGTCTACCCACTCAATTTTTTTCTACTCTTGTTGCAAAAGCAAACAAACAAATTGCATTAGGTAAAGATGTAATTAATTTAGGTCAAGGTAATCCCGATCAGCCGACACCTCCACATATTGTGAGTTCTCTACAACAAGCTGCTGCAAATCCGCAGTATCATAAATATCCTCCATTTAGTGGTTATAGTTTCTTGAAGGAAGCTGTTGTGACTCGCTATAAGGAAGATTATGACGTTGATCTTGATCCACAAACAGAAGTTGCAATATTATTTGGTGGTAAAACTGGACTAGTAGAAATTAGTCAGTGTTTCCTTAATCCAGACGATGTTTGTCTAGTTCCTGACCCTGGCTATCCAGATTATTGGTCTGGTGTTGCTCTAGCAGGTGCTAGTATGCATTTCATGCCACTTATTGAACGTAACGAATACTTACCTGACTTAGCAGCGATCGATCCTGCCATTGCAGATAAAGCTAAGCTGATGTTTTTAAATTATCCTAATAATCCTACCGGAGCGACTGCTGATAGTGCCTTCTATGATGAAGCTATCGCATTTGCTCGCAAACATAATATTATCGTAACAAGTGACTTTGCCTACGGAACGATTGGCTTCGACGGCAAAAAGCCAACTAGCTTCTTACAATCTGCAGGAGCAAAAGATGTCGGCATTGAGTTTTACACTTTATCGAAAAGTTACAATATGGCTGGCTGGCGTGTTGGTTTTGCTCTAGGTAATGCACAAATTATTGAGCAAATAAATTTGATTCAAGATCATTATTATTGCTCTCTATTCGGTGGTATCCAAGAAGCAGCTGCAGTTGCTTTAACCAGTTCACAAGAGTGCGTAGAACAATTAACAGCTACTTATGAAAGTCGTCGTGATGCACTCTTCACTGCGCTTGACGAAATAGGTTGGAAAGCTGCGAAGCCTACTGGTTCATTCTTCTGTTGGTTACCAGTACCAGAAGGATACTCTTCTGCATCATTTGCTGATCTTCTATTAGAAAAAGCAGCAGTAGTTGTAGCTCCTGGACATGGATTCGGAACTTCAGGAGAAGGTTATGTTCGCCTTGGTCTTCTGACAAGTGAGGAGAGATTGCAGGAAGCTGTCTATCGCATCGGCAAACTCAACCTCTTTTGA
- the proB gene encoding glutamate 5-kinase — MERIVVKIGSSSLTSDEGGLHKQNIQFFAAELAELYKQGNDVILVTSGAVAAGFREIGYESRPKMVHQKQAAAAVGQALLMQAYQEAFSQYGIVAAQILLTRYDFSNRKRINNALMTIEELLAQRIIPIINENDTVSTAEIVLKFGDNDHLSALVATMTKANKLAIITDMDGLYTADPRKDPDATKIERVAEISDAIMALAGGAGSAVGTGGMRSKIEAARIAMRGGVTTFIGRVQYTGELPSAILGNGRGTYFDTEQTSLPMKKQWLGFHSTPVGSITIDNGAVTALIDRHKSLLPAGVVQVSGDFHPGDVVEVIDTQGTIVGRGVVNYATWQLQAAAGLNSDEVERRVDVQRIEVIHRDEWITL; from the coding sequence ATGGAACGAATTGTCGTGAAAATCGGTAGTAGCTCCCTAACCTCTGATGAGGGTGGACTACATAAACAAAATATTCAATTTTTTGCTGCTGAACTTGCTGAATTATATAAACAAGGTAACGATGTTATTCTTGTTACTTCAGGTGCGGTAGCTGCTGGTTTCCGTGAAATCGGATACGAGTCTCGTCCTAAAATGGTTCATCAAAAACAAGCTGCTGCTGCAGTAGGTCAAGCATTATTAATGCAAGCGTATCAAGAAGCTTTCTCACAATATGGTATCGTTGCAGCGCAAATATTACTTACTCGCTATGATTTCTCTAATCGTAAACGGATTAATAACGCTTTAATGACAATCGAAGAATTACTTGCTCAACGTATTATTCCGATCATTAATGAGAACGATACGGTTTCTACCGCTGAAATCGTTTTGAAATTCGGTGATAATGATCATCTATCCGCGCTTGTAGCTACAATGACTAAAGCTAATAAGTTGGCGATTATTACTGATATGGATGGCTTATATACAGCTGATCCCCGTAAAGATCCTGATGCAACCAAAATCGAACGAGTTGCTGAAATATCAGATGCTATTATGGCACTAGCTGGTGGGGCTGGCAGCGCTGTCGGTACTGGTGGTATGAGATCAAAAATTGAAGCTGCTCGTATTGCAATGCGAGGTGGCGTAACAACATTCATCGGGCGTGTACAATATACTGGAGAATTACCTTCCGCTATTTTAGGGAATGGTCGAGGTACATACTTCGATACAGAACAAACATCGTTACCTATGAAAAAACAATGGTTAGGCTTCCACTCTACTCCAGTCGGTTCAATTACGATTGATAATGGAGCTGTAACAGCACTTATTGATAGACATAAAAGTTTATTGCCCGCAGGCGTAGTTCAAGTATCTGGAGATTTCCATCCTGGCGATGTGGTTGAAGTTATCGACACACAAGGCACCATTGTTGGGCGAGGTGTTGTCAACTATGCAACATGGCAATTACAAGCTGCTGCAGGACTTAATTCCGATGAAGTTGAACGACGTGTTGACGTACAGCGCATAGAAGTAATTCACAGAGATGAATGGATCACTCTTTAG
- a CDS encoding glutamate-5-semialdehyde dehydrogenase — protein sequence MTNFSEVKTKALLAKQAAAVMNNLSTEQKNNALLAMADALVNESAAIIKANALDIEHGRNNGTTESLLDRLALNEDRIIGIADGLKQVVELEDPVGEQLSQFSRPNGLEIKQIRVPIGVIGMIYEARPNVTVDATGLCLKTGNTVVLRGGSAALQSNRKIVEVMRNALIATDVPANAIQLIEDSDRASVNEMLKANGLLDVVIPRGGASLIRTVVENASVPVIETGAGICHTFVDETAQLEMAAQIALNAKAQRPSVCNSMETLLVHEKFAQTHLAQLLAPLTEANVEIRGCKDAQLLLSSIIAATEEDFATEYNDYILNVRIVKDVNEAIAHITKYGTMHSECIVTEDEINAALFLQSIDAAAVYHNASTRFTDGFEFGFGAEIGISTQKLHARGPMGLPSLTSTKYIIQGNGQIRP from the coding sequence ATGACGAATTTCTCGGAAGTAAAAACTAAAGCGTTGCTTGCTAAGCAAGCTGCTGCTGTAATGAATAATTTATCTACTGAACAAAAAAATAACGCTTTGCTTGCGATGGCTGATGCACTAGTTAATGAAAGTGCAGCTATTATTAAAGCTAATGCGCTTGATATTGAACATGGCAGAAATAATGGTACAACTGAATCATTGCTAGATCGATTAGCTTTGAATGAAGATCGCATAATTGGAATAGCTGATGGCTTAAAACAAGTGGTTGAACTTGAAGATCCAGTTGGTGAGCAGCTTTCTCAATTCTCTCGCCCTAACGGACTTGAAATAAAGCAAATTCGTGTTCCAATAGGTGTTATCGGTATGATTTATGAAGCTCGTCCTAATGTTACGGTTGATGCTACTGGTCTTTGCTTGAAAACAGGGAATACTGTAGTATTACGTGGAGGCTCTGCAGCTCTACAATCTAATCGTAAAATTGTTGAAGTTATGCGTAACGCGCTAATAGCAACTGATGTCCCTGCTAATGCTATTCAATTAATTGAAGATTCAGATCGCGCATCAGTTAATGAAATGCTTAAAGCTAATGGATTACTCGATGTTGTCATACCTCGTGGAGGAGCATCATTAATCCGCACAGTTGTGGAAAATGCTTCGGTTCCAGTTATTGAAACAGGCGCTGGCATATGCCATACATTTGTAGATGAAACTGCTCAATTAGAAATGGCTGCACAAATTGCATTAAATGCAAAAGCACAACGTCCATCTGTATGTAACTCAATGGAAACTTTACTTGTTCACGAGAAATTCGCTCAAACGCATCTAGCACAATTACTTGCTCCATTAACAGAAGCAAATGTTGAAATTCGCGGCTGTAAAGACGCACAATTACTATTAAGCAGTATTATTGCAGCAACGGAAGAAGATTTCGCTACGGAGTATAATGACTATATACTGAACGTACGAATTGTGAAGGATGTTAATGAAGCCATTGCTCATATTACAAAGTATGGTACGATGCATTCTGAATGTATTGTTACAGAAGATGAGATCAATGCTGCTTTATTCCTACAAAGTATCGATGCAGCAGCTGTCTACCACAACGCCTCCACTCGCTTCACAGATGGTTTTGAGTTTGGCTTTGGAGCTGAAATCGGTATAAGTACACAGAAGTTACATGCTCGTGGACCTATGGGATTACCCTCATTAACTAGTACAAAATATATTATTCAAGGAAATGGACAAATTCGTCCATAA
- the proC gene encoding pyrroline-5-carboxylate reductase, translating to MTHENYHETSAISNQLICFYGAGSMAEAIARGLLNQELIPSKQVSMLNRSNKDRQQQLHLEYGVQTTMQGKTNEQYLQEANIIFLAMKPKDAVEAIRALKPNLSSNQLIISVIAGLSITALEKLIGNDMAIVRTMPNTSSTIGLGATGISYSSSVSEEQRFMTEMMFESIGIHVVIEEQLQDAVTSVSGSGPAYFYYVMESMIKGAQQSGLTAEQAKLLVVQTALGAASMVNTTGESPADLRRKVTSPNGTTQAALETMAEGNLESTIIAGMNRCAERAQEIGKGIEEDI from the coding sequence ATGACACACGAGAACTACCATGAAACTAGCGCAATCTCAAATCAACTTATTTGCTTCTACGGAGCCGGTTCGATGGCTGAGGCGATTGCTAGAGGACTACTCAACCAAGAGTTAATTCCAAGCAAACAAGTATCGATGCTTAATCGTTCAAATAAAGATCGTCAACAACAATTACATCTCGAGTACGGTGTTCAAACAACAATGCAAGGTAAAACTAATGAGCAATATCTTCAAGAAGCAAATATCATTTTCCTTGCGATGAAGCCAAAGGATGCAGTTGAAGCCATTCGTGCACTTAAGCCTAATCTTTCTTCTAATCAGTTGATTATTTCGGTAATCGCTGGATTGTCAATTACTGCTCTTGAAAAATTAATTGGAAATGACATGGCTATTGTCCGTACGATGCCCAATACTTCAAGTACTATTGGTTTAGGAGCAACTGGCATTAGTTATTCATCGTCTGTATCTGAAGAACAACGTTTCATGACTGAAATGATGTTTGAATCTATAGGTATTCATGTAGTCATCGAAGAGCAATTACAAGATGCAGTAACAAGTGTATCTGGTAGTGGTCCTGCTTACTTCTACTATGTAATGGAATCGATGATCAAAGGAGCACAGCAATCTGGTCTAACTGCTGAGCAAGCTAAGTTGCTAGTCGTGCAAACTGCTTTAGGTGCAGCATCTATGGTTAATACTACTGGCGAATCTCCTGCTGATTTGCGTCGCAAAGTAACCTCTCCTAATGGAACAACTCAAGCAGCGCTAGAAACGATGGCTGAAGGTAATCTAGAATCAACTATTATTGCTGGAATGAACCGTTGCGCAGAGCGCGCTCAAGAAATTGGTAAAGGCATCGAGGAGGACATCTAA
- a CDS encoding 2,3-diketo-5-methylthiopentyl-1-phosphate enolase, translated as MSMCIATYRSYDDTADFNKKANSIAIGLTVGSWTELPEAKKASMEKHLGKVLSIDVHEPTNAVAGERYADIKIAYPDINFSQDIPALLVTIFGKLSMDGRIKLIDIDVSEQFASAFPGPKFGIEGIRNLVGVHDRPLLMSIFKSVVGHDLSTLREQFYEQALGGVDLIKDDEILFENPLTPIEKRVEVCMEAARQAETITGQKLLYAVNLTGPTSKLASQAKKAINAGANALLFNTLSYGYDVLHELSSDPDINVPIASHPAMAGAMYPSPHYGINAAVLLGKLNRLAGADLVLFPSPYGSVVMPKEENLAIKEVLLNEMHHLKTSFPVPSAGIHPGIVPLILKDFGMDVVVNAGGGIHGHAMGTAAGGRAFHQAIQASMNGINLRDAATQSHHEELRVAIEAWGIKQ; from the coding sequence ATGAGTATGTGTATTGCAACATATCGATCATATGACGATACAGCTGATTTTAATAAAAAAGCTAATTCTATTGCGATAGGTCTAACTGTAGGTAGTTGGACTGAGCTACCAGAAGCGAAAAAAGCTTCTATGGAAAAACATCTTGGTAAAGTATTATCAATTGATGTTCACGAACCTACTAATGCTGTAGCTGGTGAACGTTATGCAGATATTAAAATTGCATATCCAGACATTAATTTCAGTCAGGATATCCCTGCTCTCCTCGTTACGATTTTCGGAAAATTATCAATGGATGGTCGTATTAAATTAATCGATATAGATGTTTCAGAACAATTCGCATCAGCTTTCCCTGGACCGAAATTCGGTATAGAAGGCATTCGTAATCTTGTTGGTGTGCATGATCGTCCTTTACTTATGAGTATTTTCAAATCCGTTGTTGGCCATGATCTTTCTACACTTCGCGAGCAATTTTATGAGCAAGCTTTAGGTGGAGTTGATCTCATAAAAGATGATGAGATTCTTTTTGAAAATCCATTAACTCCAATCGAAAAACGTGTTGAAGTATGTATGGAAGCTGCTCGACAAGCGGAAACAATCACTGGTCAAAAGTTGCTTTATGCAGTCAACCTTACTGGTCCAACAAGTAAACTAGCTTCTCAAGCCAAAAAAGCAATTAATGCAGGTGCAAATGCACTATTATTTAATACATTATCTTATGGTTATGATGTATTGCATGAATTAAGCAGTGATCCAGACATTAATGTACCAATCGCATCTCATCCAGCTATGGCAGGCGCGATGTATCCATCACCGCATTACGGTATTAACGCAGCAGTATTACTTGGTAAACTTAATCGTTTAGCAGGAGCTGATCTAGTACTCTTCCCTTCTCCATATGGTTCTGTCGTTATGCCAAAGGAAGAAAACCTTGCAATTAAAGAAGTTTTACTTAATGAGATGCATCATTTGAAAACTAGCTTCCCAGTACCATCAGCTGGTATCCATCCAGGTATTGTTCCTTTAATTTTGAAAGACTTTGGAATGGATGTCGTTGTCAATGCAGGTGGCGGTATTCATGGTCACGCGATGGGCACTGCAGCTGGTGGACGAGCATTCCACCAAGCAATTCAAGCAAGCATGAACGGAATTAATTTGCGAGATGCTGCAACGCAGTCACATCACGAAGAGTTACGAGTAGCAATAGAAGCTTGGGGGATCAAACAATAA
- a CDS encoding 2-hydroxy-3-keto-5-methylthiopentenyl-1-phosphate phosphatase, giving the protein MTTAKKKIVFCDFDGTITVNDNIVAIIKHFKPEGWEQLVEKVISTEISIQEGVGSLFRLIPASMEKEVVEFGIQNAVIRDGFAEFVQFCKDSNIDFYVTSGGIDFFVYPLLKSFGIPEDHIFCNKSDFTGEQIEILWPHSCDEQCHNHCGMCKPTIMRKFSSEQYERIIIGDSVTDFEGAKIADTVYSRSHLTEKCNELGIAHTEFQTFFDIIEAMKQKG; this is encoded by the coding sequence ATGACAACAGCTAAGAAGAAAATTGTGTTTTGTGATTTTGACGGCACAATTACAGTTAATGACAACATTGTTGCGATAATTAAACATTTCAAGCCTGAAGGCTGGGAACAATTGGTTGAGAAAGTTATCTCTACTGAGATTTCAATTCAAGAAGGTGTAGGCTCATTATTCCGTCTCATTCCCGCTTCTATGGAAAAAGAAGTTGTTGAATTCGGTATTCAAAATGCTGTCATTCGTGATGGATTTGCCGAATTTGTACAATTCTGCAAAGATAGTAACATTGATTTCTATGTAACGAGTGGTGGTATCGATTTCTTCGTATATCCATTACTTAAATCTTTTGGTATTCCTGAAGATCATATTTTCTGCAATAAAAGTGATTTTACTGGAGAACAAATTGAGATTTTATGGCCACATTCTTGTGATGAACAATGTCACAATCACTGCGGAATGTGTAAACCTACCATTATGCGTAAATTCAGTAGCGAGCAATATGAAAGAATTATTATTGGTGATAGTGTGACTGATTTTGAAGGTGCAAAAATTGCTGATACTGTATACTCAAGATCTCATCTTACTGAAAAATGTAACGAGCTTGGTATAGCACATACAGAATTCCAAACTTTCTTTGACATTATAGAAGCTATGAAACAGAAAGGATAA
- the mtnB gene encoding methylthioribulose 1-phosphate dehydratase produces MSFDKISLHEKQEVLMKLREVKEAFAARNWFPGTAGNLSIRIGDYTPDQFYFGITASGKDKYVNTSEDFLFVDQDAIPCETTNLKPSAETLVHCEIYRKTGAGAIFHIHSVFSNVISEYYWHRRSIPVDGVELIKGLNIWEEEYQLEIPIVNNFAHIPSIIPEITENLDPRVPGIVLRKHGVYAWGANAFEAKRHLESFEFIFEYVYRLEMLKKGLPSV; encoded by the coding sequence ATGAGCTTTGATAAAATTTCATTGCACGAAAAACAAGAAGTATTAATGAAATTACGTGAAGTAAAAGAAGCATTTGCTGCGCGCAATTGGTTCCCAGGTACTGCGGGAAATCTATCGATACGTATCGGAGACTACACACCAGATCAATTCTATTTCGGCATAACTGCAAGTGGTAAAGATAAATATGTTAATACTTCAGAAGACTTTCTATTTGTAGATCAAGATGCTATTCCTTGTGAAACGACTAATTTGAAGCCATCTGCTGAAACGCTGGTACATTGTGAAATTTACCGCAAAACAGGCGCAGGAGCTATTTTCCATATTCACTCTGTGTTTAGCAATGTTATCTCTGAATATTACTGGCATCGCCGTTCTATTCCAGTTGATGGCGTAGAACTAATTAAAGGATTGAATATTTGGGAAGAAGAATATCAGTTGGAAATTCCTATTGTGAATAACTTTGCTCATATCCCTTCTATTATTCCTGAGATTACAGAAAATTTAGATCCGAGAGTACCTGGGATTGTATTGCGTAAACATGGTGTATACGCATGGGGAGCTAACGCTTTTGAAGCGAAACGTCATCTTGAATCATTTGAGTTTATTTTTGAATATGTTTATCGTCTTGAGATGTTGAAAAAAGGTTTACCTTCCGTATAG